In Candidatus Dadabacteria bacterium, one genomic interval encodes:
- a CDS encoding iron-sulfur cluster assembly scaffold protein translates to MIEEERMKMIMDHYENPRNFGPLESPTVTLRGGNPNCGDTLNIYIRTADGGVIEDISFDGEGCTISQAAASLLTEFIKGKTVEQIGELDSDYLRELLGKDIMVTRPKCSRLALETLKSWARGFERGKTA, encoded by the coding sequence ATGATTGAAGAAGAAAGAATGAAAATGATCATGGATCACTACGAAAATCCGAGAAACTTCGGTCCGCTTGAGAGCCCCACGGTGACTCTTAGGGGAGGCAACCCGAATTGCGGAGACACTCTGAATATCTATATCCGTACAGCCGATGGGGGAGTCATAGAAGATATAAGTTTTGACGGGGAAGGCTGCACGATAAGCCAGGCTGCGGCTTCCCTTCTTACTGAATTTATAAAGGGAAAGACCGTGGAGCAGATCGGAGAGCTCGACTCCGACTACCTCAGGGAACTTCTCGGCAAGGATATCATGGTAACCCGCCCGAAGTGCAGCCGCCTCGCCCTTGAAACCCTCAAATCATGGGCAAGGGGTTTCGAGAGGGGAAAAACCGCCTGA